The proteins below come from a single Fastidiosipila sanguinis genomic window:
- the obgE gene encoding GTPase ObgE, with product MFVDQARIFVKAGNGGNGAVSFYRGKYIPKGGPDGGNGGRGGSVYIKAKAGMTTLQNFRDKKKYLAENGEHGGKQKKAGKSGEDLTIDVPIGTVVRNFETGELLADLTEAGETVLLSKGGRGGVGNTAFATSTRQTPTFAKPGELVDGFYVSLELKILADVGLLGLPNVGKSTYLSVISRAQPKIANYHFTTLEPQLGIATVGDFSFTVADIPGLIEGASQGAGLGHDFLRHIERTKMLVHVLDASGSEGRDPYEDFQMINKELREFSEVLADKPQIVALNKIDLCEEEDVEALKEKIEADGYEVHSMSAPINWGTDELLKAIAGMLVKLPETILYEKPEPIKVYELEELTYEVYKEDDLYVVEGTWIDDLLRRVNFDSVDSLQWFQKQLRDQGIIDQLHELGAEEGDTIALGDLLFDFVD from the coding sequence ATGTTTGTTGATCAAGCGAGAATTTTCGTGAAGGCAGGAAATGGCGGAAACGGAGCTGTGTCTTTTTATCGTGGTAAATATATACCTAAGGGTGGCCCTGATGGTGGTAATGGTGGTAGAGGTGGTTCTGTTTATATTAAAGCCAAAGCTGGTATGACCACTCTCCAAAACTTCCGTGATAAAAAGAAATATTTAGCTGAGAATGGTGAGCATGGTGGTAAACAGAAAAAAGCAGGTAAAAGTGGTGAAGATTTAACAATAGACGTGCCAATAGGTACTGTTGTTAGAAACTTTGAAACTGGAGAATTGCTTGCCGACCTGACTGAAGCTGGCGAAACAGTCTTATTATCCAAAGGTGGACGAGGTGGAGTTGGAAATACAGCTTTTGCAACTTCTACAAGGCAAACTCCTACATTTGCTAAGCCAGGAGAACTAGTTGACGGATTCTATGTAAGTTTGGAGTTGAAAATATTGGCTGATGTTGGACTACTAGGGTTGCCTAATGTTGGTAAGAGTACTTACTTATCTGTTATCTCTAGAGCTCAACCTAAGATTGCAAATTATCACTTTACCACGCTTGAACCTCAATTAGGAATTGCAACAGTAGGAGATTTTAGCTTCACTGTAGCTGACATCCCGGGATTGATTGAAGGTGCTAGCCAGGGTGCAGGTCTAGGACATGATTTCCTACGTCATATTGAACGTACCAAAATGTTAGTTCACGTTTTGGATGCATCCGGTTCAGAGGGTAGAGATCCATATGAGGACTTCCAGATGATTAACAAGGAATTGAGAGAGTTTAGTGAAGTTTTAGCAGATAAACCACAAATAGTTGCTCTAAATAAAATCGATCTTTGTGAAGAGGAAGATGTTGAAGCCCTTAAGGAAAAAATAGAGGCTGATGGCTATGAAGTTCATTCAATGTCGGCTCCTATTAACTGGGGTACAGACGAGTTGCTCAAAGCAATAGCAGGCATGCTGGTTAAATTACCTGAGACGATTTTGTATGAGAAACCAGAGCCAATTAAGGTTTACGAGTTGGAAGAGTTAACCTATGAAGTCTATAAAGAAGATGATCTCTACGTAGTAGAGGGTACTTGGATAGACGACCTATTAAGAAGAGTAAATTTCGATAGTGTCGACTCATTGCAATGGTTCCAGAAACAATTGCGTGATCAAGGAATTATTGATCAACTCCACGAATTAGGCGCAGAAGAAGGCGATACAATTGCACTTGGAGACTTATTGTTTGATTTTGTTGACTAG
- a CDS encoding DUF4364 family protein has protein sequence MEKNMSSSKDKVTLKVIILYICEQIDSLSEQELMQIVLETMYMDYFTFSKLLGELIDEDLLSATIRKEESHKTNPPKRFSLTNKGAVVLETLNDNIPHAMTKYIQGVIAQKNSDKKSSESVVSTFEITANASFKLKLELKEQSETYFNLQFNVPNQEMAKKISDNWEKNAGKIYPQILNLLNEQDNQEV, from the coding sequence ATGGAAAAGAATATGTCTTCTAGCAAAGATAAAGTTACACTAAAAGTAATAATTCTATACATCTGTGAACAAATAGACAGTTTAAGTGAACAAGAGTTAATGCAAATAGTTCTTGAAACTATGTACATGGATTATTTTACCTTCAGCAAACTCCTGGGCGAACTTATAGATGAGGACTTATTATCTGCAACCATAAGAAAAGAAGAAAGCCACAAAACTAACCCACCAAAACGCTTCTCTTTAACCAACAAAGGTGCAGTAGTACTAGAAACACTTAACGATAATATACCTCATGCAATGACAAAGTACATCCAAGGGGTAATTGCTCAAAAGAATTCAGACAAAAAATCTAGCGAAAGCGTTGTTTCTACTTTTGAAATTACAGCAAATGCATCATTCAAACTAAAGCTTGAATTGAAAGAACAAAGCGAAACCTATTTCAACTTGCAATTCAATGTTCCTAATCAAGAAATGGCAAAAAAGATCAGTGATAACTGGGAAAAAAATGCGGGCAAAATCTACCCGCAAATTCTAAATCTCTTAAATGAGCAAGATAATCAAGAAGTTTGA
- a CDS encoding ribosomal-processing cysteine protease Prp, translating into MIKVNLYEDQKGLCGFLADGHADYAEPGETDEVCAGVTSLAGSLVVSLTDLLKLELEYSFEPGKLWCEVIEIPEDKRNEADLLFKSFKLGCEQISYSYGKEYVQVQSEPVDINREEENV; encoded by the coding sequence ATGATAAAAGTTAATTTATATGAGGATCAAAAAGGACTATGCGGATTCCTAGCAGATGGCCATGCAGATTATGCAGAACCGGGAGAGACAGATGAAGTTTGTGCTGGTGTAACTAGTCTAGCGGGAAGTTTAGTCGTAAGTTTGACAGATTTATTAAAACTTGAACTTGAATATTCTTTTGAACCAGGCAAACTCTGGTGCGAAGTTATAGAGATACCAGAAGATAAAAGAAATGAAGCAGATTTGCTATTCAAGAGTTTCAAGCTCGGATGTGAGCAAATATCTTACAGTTATGGTAAAGAATATGTACAAGTGCAATCAGAACCTGTAGATATAAATAGGGAGGAAGAAAATGTTTAA
- the rplU gene encoding 50S ribosomal protein L21 encodes MYAVIRSGGKQYRVEEGQVVYLEKLEGEVGDTVELETLAVADDAGIKFGEVASVKAEIVKHGRGKKIRVFKYKPKKRYRRTQGHRQAYTSVRITSI; translated from the coding sequence ATGTACGCAGTAATTCGTAGTGGCGGTAAGCAGTACCGTGTAGAAGAAGGTCAAGTTGTATACCTAGAGAAACTAGAAGGTGAAGTAGGTGATACAGTTGAATTGGAGACTTTGGCAGTTGCAGATGATGCTGGTATTAAATTCGGTGAAGTAGCTAGCGTTAAAGCTGAAATCGTAAAACACGGTAGAGGTAAGAAAATTAGAGTCTTCAAATACAAACCTAAGAAGAGATACCGTAGAACCCAAGGTCATCGTCAAGCATACACAAGCGTAAGAATCACAAGTATTTAA
- a CDS encoding YhbY family RNA-binding protein encodes MAINGNQRAYLRAEANSLDSLLHIGKDDVNENIITELDNLLRTRELVKVTVLKTNTTPIKELANDLAEKTAADIVQVIGRKFVLYKFSEELAKKGKTIYNL; translated from the coding sequence ATGGCAATTAATGGTAATCAAAGAGCTTATCTAAGAGCGGAAGCCAATAGCTTAGATAGTCTGTTGCATATCGGTAAAGATGATGTCAATGAGAATATAATCACTGAGTTAGATAACTTGTTGCGAACAAGAGAGTTAGTAAAAGTAACTGTGTTAAAAACTAACACAACTCCTATTAAAGAATTGGCAAACGATTTGGCAGAAAAGACTGCTGCAGATATTGTGCAAGTAATTGGCAGGAAATTTGTATTGTACAAATTCTCTGAAGAGTTAGCGAAAAAAGGCAAAACAATTTATAACTTATAA
- the rpmA gene encoding 50S ribosomal protein L27 — MFKLDLQLLASKKGLSSTKNGRDSEAKRLGAKAGDGEFVLAGNILYRQRGTKIHPGENVGRGKDDTLFALVDGVVSFERLGRNRKKVCVYPVAQEA; from the coding sequence ATGTTTAAATTAGATTTACAATTATTAGCTAGTAAAAAAGGTTTGAGTTCTACTAAGAACGGTCGTGATTCAGAAGCAAAACGTTTAGGCGCAAAAGCTGGTGATGGCGAGTTCGTTTTAGCAGGAAACATTCTATACAGACAACGCGGAACTAAAATTCATCCAGGCGAAAACGTAGGTAGAGGTAAAGACGATACTCTATTTGCATTAGTAGATGGTGTTGTAAGTTTTGAAAGACTAGGTAGAAATCGTAAAAAAGTTTGTGTTTATCCAGTAGCTCAAGAAGCTTAA